The following proteins are co-located in the Anaerolineae bacterium genome:
- a CDS encoding carbohydrate ABC transporter permease, which produces MADFTVSQAEAERLQLQKAIWSARLTRLLWWLAVLAVFVGSLLSLMPIYWMITGSFKIQHDAIAYPPELFPAHPTLKNWEKLLVGMPTLRWLLNSFIAASGVALLGVITSTLAGYAFGKKRFPGQNLLFWLLLLTMMLPKQISLIPLFIMMRDLKWFDTYFALIIPYAAYPFGIFLVKQFMQGIPNDLLDAAKIDGASEFGVFWHVVLPLTKPAVGALAIFAFMFGWNDYIWQLVVTNKQTMLTLPVGVSKLVAGWATIDIGVGMAGATLAFIPMLAIFLLFQDYFVKGITVGAVKG; this is translated from the coding sequence ATGGCAGATTTCACCGTCTCCCAGGCCGAGGCCGAACGCCTGCAACTGCAGAAAGCTATCTGGAGCGCCCGCCTGACACGTCTCTTGTGGTGGCTGGCCGTGCTGGCGGTCTTTGTGGGTTCACTGCTCTCTCTCATGCCTATCTACTGGATGATCACCGGCTCGTTCAAGATCCAGCATGATGCCATCGCCTACCCGCCGGAGCTGTTCCCCGCCCATCCGACCCTGAAAAACTGGGAGAAACTGCTGGTCGGCATGCCGACCCTGCGTTGGCTGTTGAACTCGTTCATCGCCGCTTCGGGCGTGGCACTGCTGGGAGTGATCACAAGCACACTCGCCGGCTACGCCTTCGGCAAAAAGCGCTTCCCGGGACAGAACCTCTTGTTCTGGCTCCTGTTGTTGACCATGATGCTCCCGAAGCAGATCTCCCTCATCCCGCTGTTCATCATGATGCGCGACCTGAAGTGGTTCGACACCTACTTCGCGCTGATCATCCCGTATGCGGCCTACCCCTTCGGCATCTTCCTGGTCAAGCAGTTCATGCAGGGCATCCCGAACGACCTGCTGGATGCCGCCAAGATTGACGGCGCATCGGAGTTCGGTGTGTTCTGGCATGTGGTCCTGCCGCTGACCAAGCCGGCAGTGGGCGCGCTGGCCATCTTCGCCTTCATGTTCGGCTGGAACGACTACATCTGGCAGTTGGTGGTGACCAACAAGCAGACCATGCTCACCCTGCCGGTCGGGGTGTCCAAGCTGGTTGCCGGCTGGGCCACCATTGACATCGGCGTGGGAATGGCCGGCGCCACCCTGGCCTTCATCCCCATGCTGGCCATCTTCCTCCTGTTCCAGGACTACTTCGTCAAGGGCATCACTGTCGGCGCCGTCAAGGGATAG